One stretch of Oncorhynchus clarkii lewisi isolate Uvic-CL-2024 chromosome 1, UVic_Ocla_1.0, whole genome shotgun sequence DNA includes these proteins:
- the LOC139416137 gene encoding ETS homologous factor-like: MVRHTTCIMSIPSTASIESQLPTTWSSYPCPDISTVMPGYTSRLWSQDYKPQYWSKYLVWQWLQQMVDMHQIDAASIHFQNFDVDGHQLCSMTYQDFTRAAGTVGPILYQSLNELKWRGQYPGMEFNPVDIIKSEPDDFPCPFPEPSIYPADIFDPSCQCLAPVASPTTSSPDSRPHQIKKHNLRGTHLWEFIRDILLNPERNSGLLKWEDRTDGVFRFLNSEAVAQLWGKKKNNSSMTYEKLSRAMRYYYKREILEHVDGRRLVYKFGKNAQGWRESEK, from the exons ATGGTCCGTCATACCACCTGTATCATGAGCATCCCTTCCACTGCCAGCATTGAGAGCCAGCTGCCCACAACATGGAGCTCCTACCCCTGCCCAGACA TTTCCACAGTGATGCCCGGTTACACCAGTCGCCTGTGGTCCCAGGACTACAAGCCTCAGTATTGGTCAAAGTACCTGGTGTGGCAGTGGCTGCAGCAGATGGTGGACATGCACCAGATTGACGCTGCCAGCATCCACTTCCAGAACTTTGACGTGGACGGCCATCAACTGTGCAGCATGACCTACCAGGACTTCACACGGGCCGCGGGCACCGTGGGGCCTATCCTCTACCAAAGCCTCAACGAGCTCAAATGGAGGG GACAGTATCCTGGAATGGAGTTTAACCCAGTGGACATTATCAAATCAGAGCCAGATG atTTCCCTTGTCCATTCCCAGAACCTAGCATATATCCTGCAG acatttttgatcCCTCATGTCAATGTCTCGCACCTGTGGCATCACCCACTACCTCAAGTCCAG ACAGTCGCCCTCATCAGATCAAAAAACACA ACCTCCGGGGGACCCACCTGTGGGAGTTCATTAGGGACATTCTTTTGAACCCAGAGCGGAACTCAGGCCTGCTCAAGTGGGAGGACCGGACAGATGGCGTGTTCCGTTTCCTCAATTCAGAGGCTGTTGCTCAGCTGTGGGGCAAGAAGAAGAACAACAGCAGCATGACCTACGAGAAGCTCAGCCGAGCTATGAG ATATTACTACAAACGGGAAATCCTGGAACACGTGGATGGCCGAAGGCTGGTCTACAAGTTTGGGAAAAATGCACAAGGATGGAGGGAGTCAGAAAAGTAA